The following nucleotide sequence is from Paenibacillus andongensis.
AGAATTGTTCAACTGCACACTTTCCAGACTTGCTAGTAATTCCTGCACATGAGGTTCAGGTTTAACCTTTACCTCAGCCAAACGTTCAATTTCTTGATCAATCAAAGCTTTTTTATTTAAAAATGCAGCATATCGTTCGTCTGAAATAAGCCCGATTTCATGACCAATTGGTGTAAGTCTTAAGTCAGCATTATCATGACGAAGAAGCAAACGATATTCAGCGCGTGATGTAAGTAAACGATAAGGTTCATTCGTCCCCTTCGTTACAAGATCATCAATCAAAACGCCGATATATCCTTCCGATCTATCTAGAACGATTGCTTCTTTCTCTTGCACTTTACGAGCTGCATTAATTCCAGCCATAACCCCTTGACCAGCAGCTTCTTCGTATCCCGATGTTCCATTAATTTGCCCAGCAGTGAATAATCCACTTACTAATTTCGTCTCCAAAGAAGGTTTCAGTTGCGTAGGTACTACTGCATCATATTCTATGGCATAACCGGTACGCATCATTTCGACTTTCTCTAATCCAGGGATTGAACGCAGGATACCTAATTGAACATCTTCTGGCATGCTGGTTGATAACCCTTGAACATAATATTCCGAAGTATTACGTCCCTCTGGTTCTAGAAAAATTTGATGCTTAGGTTTATCAGCAAATCGAACTATTTTATCTTCAATAGATGGGCAATATCTTGGCCCTGTGCCTTCAATAGCTCCTGAGAACATCGGAGCACGGTGTAAATTAGAATTAATAATGTTGTGCGTTTCCTCAGATGTGTATGTTAACCAACAAGGAAGCTGTTCACTGCCACTTATCTCTTCTTTAGTCTCAAAAGAGAAAAACTTAGGCTCATCATCACCCGGTTGAATTTCCGTCTTGCTAAAATCAATTGTATCTTTGTGAACGCGCGGCGGTGTCCCTGTTTTAAACCGAACAAGATCAAAACCGAGTTTACGCAAGGATTCCGATAATTTAACAGAAGGTTGTTGATTGTTGGGACCACTCTCATACATCAGCTCTCCCATAATAACTTTCCCTCTTAAATAAGTCCCTGTCGTTAACACGATTGCTTTAGAGTAGTATTCAGCACCTGTTTTCGTGATAACACCTTTACACACGCCACCTTCAACAATGAGCTCCTCGGCCATACCTTGACGTAACGTTAAGTTTGGAGTCGCTTCGATTGTTTCTTTCATTTTATGCTGATAAGCAAATTTGTCTGCTTGTGCACGCAGCGCGTGCACCGCGGGGCCTTTCCCTGTATTCAGCATGCGCATCTGAATATACGTTTTGTCGATGTTGCGACCCATTTCGCCACCAAGCGCATCAATCTCACGAACAACGTGGCCCTTCGCAGGACCACCAATAGATGGATTGCAAGGCATGAATGCGACCATGTCTAAATTAATCGTTAATAAAAGCGTATTACAACCCATGCGTGCTGAGGCAAGTGCAGATTCACAACCTGCATGTCCAGCGCCGATGACAATAACATCATAATCACCTGCATGATATCCCATAATAAACGTCCCTCCCTCTTTTATGAAAACGCAAATGCTGTCGTTTTCATTTTCCTAAGCAAAATTGTGTAAATATTTGATCGATCAATGATTCTCCTACTGAATCGCCAATAATTTCTCCCAGCTGCTCCCAAGCAGCTCGAATATCAATTTGTATCATATCAATAGGTACATATTGTTCATTAGCATCAAGTGCATCTTGTAACGAACGTTTAGCTTGCTTCAATAGTGAAATATGACGAACATTGCTAACATACGTCAAATCACTTGATTCTAGTTTACCCTCAAAAAAAATCGCCGCGATCGCTTTTTCTAAATCTTCAATACCCTTATTCTCAATCAGAGATAACTCAACAATACGTTCCTGTGGAAAATAACTCAGAACTTGTTCGACATTCAATTTTCTAGTTAAATCCGTCTTATTCAAAATGACAATCGTTTGTTTATCTGCTAATTGTTTCATCAGCGCTATTTCATCGAACTGAAGCTCTTCATTACTATTCAGAACTAGTAGAATAAGATCTGCTTCAGCTAATGCAGTCTTAGAACGCTCAACTCCGATTTGTTCAACAAGATCTGAAGTTTCCCTAATGCCCGCAGTATCCAGCAGCTTCAAAGGAATGCCACCAATATTCACGAATTCCTCAATGACATCCCTTGTTGTACCTGGAATATCCGTAACAATTGCACGATTCTCCTGCGCTAATTCATTAAGAAGAGATGATTTGCCGACATTTGGCTTACCGACAATGGCTGTTTCAATACCTTCTCGCAATATCTTCCCTTGCTCCGCGGTTACCAAAAGACGGTCAATTTCAAACATAACCGCATCACATTTGTTCTTTATGAAACTGTTCGTCATTTCTTCCACATCATGCTCAGGGTAATCAATATTCACTTCAACATGAGCCATCAATTCCACTAATGTATAACGTAAAGATTTGATTTGCTTCGACAAGTTTCCTTCGACTTGCTTCAAAGCTACCTTGAACGCTCTATCCGATTTGGCCCGGATTAAATCGATCACCGCTTCAGCCTGGGTCAGATCTATCCGACCATTCAAGAAAGCTCGCTTCGTGAACTCGCCGGGTTCGGCTAACCGAACTCCTTGCTGAAGCAGCAAATCAAGAACTTTCTTAACGGAAACTATACCCCCGTGACAGCTTACCTCCACGACATCTTCCATCGTAAATGAACGTGGAGCTTTCATTAACGTAACTAGAACCTCCTCTACCTTTTGGGCAGAAGCAGGTTCTATTATGAATCCATAATGTACCGTATGCGTCTCAGCAACAGATAATTTCGTTTTTGAGCGAAAAATACGTTCCACGAATGGGACGGCTTCGTCTCCGCTCACACGAATAACCGCTATCCCACCCTCACCAAGCGGTGTAGAAATAGCAGCAATCGTATCATTTAACATAGTATTTACACCTCGAATTTACCTCATCTTAAAGAAAAAGCAATGACATGATCAAAGTCATTGCGGTAGCGTTATTTGACAGCGATAACCACCCGACGGTTCGGTTCTTCGCCTTTACTGTATGTTTTTACAACGGGATGTCCTTGTAATTCAGCATGAATAATCTTTCGTTCCTGAGAATTCATAGGCTCAAGAATCACTTCTTTTTTGGACTTAATTACACGATTAGCGAGCCTAACTGCGAGCTCCTCCAACGTCTTTTTACGTCTATCCCTGAAATTTTCCGCATCTAAGATAATACGAAAATGAGAATTCGCATACCGGTTTGCAACGATATTCACCAAATACTGCAAAGCATCCAGTGTTTGTCCTCTTTTACCGATCAGAATCCCTAATTCAGAGCCACTCATATTCAAGATGAAGCCTTCACGATCTTTGCGAGTATCTATGGTGATGGAAATTTGCATCGCTTCGAACATATCTTGTAAGAAAGCAATGGC
It contains:
- the mnmG gene encoding tRNA uridine-5-carboxymethylaminomethyl(34) synthesis enzyme MnmG — translated: MGYHAGDYDVIVIGAGHAGCESALASARMGCNTLLLTINLDMVAFMPCNPSIGGPAKGHVVREIDALGGEMGRNIDKTYIQMRMLNTGKGPAVHALRAQADKFAYQHKMKETIEATPNLTLRQGMAEELIVEGGVCKGVITKTGAEYYSKAIVLTTGTYLRGKVIMGELMYESGPNNQQPSVKLSESLRKLGFDLVRFKTGTPPRVHKDTIDFSKTEIQPGDDEPKFFSFETKEEISGSEQLPCWLTYTSEETHNIINSNLHRAPMFSGAIEGTGPRYCPSIEDKIVRFADKPKHQIFLEPEGRNTSEYYVQGLSTSMPEDVQLGILRSIPGLEKVEMMRTGYAIEYDAVVPTQLKPSLETKLVSGLFTAGQINGTSGYEEAAGQGVMAGINAARKVQEKEAIVLDRSEGYIGVLIDDLVTKGTNEPYRLLTSRAEYRLLLRHDNADLRLTPIGHEIGLISDERYAAFLNKKALIDQEIERLAEVKVKPEPHVQELLASLESVQLNNSVPAISLLRRPEIEYKHIEQMTPSPLELDDEMKEQVGIQVKYAGYIEKQSNQVERLRKMEKKKIPDDIEYSEIHGIATEAKQKLAKIRPISIGQASRIGGVTPSDISILLVYLEHYNRIIAARG
- the mnmE gene encoding tRNA uridine-5-carboxymethylaminomethyl(34) synthesis GTPase MnmE, with the translated sequence MLNDTIAAISTPLGEGGIAVIRVSGDEAVPFVERIFRSKTKLSVAETHTVHYGFIIEPASAQKVEEVLVTLMKAPRSFTMEDVVEVSCHGGIVSVKKVLDLLLQQGVRLAEPGEFTKRAFLNGRIDLTQAEAVIDLIRAKSDRAFKVALKQVEGNLSKQIKSLRYTLVELMAHVEVNIDYPEHDVEEMTNSFIKNKCDAVMFEIDRLLVTAEQGKILREGIETAIVGKPNVGKSSLLNELAQENRAIVTDIPGTTRDVIEEFVNIGGIPLKLLDTAGIRETSDLVEQIGVERSKTALAEADLILLVLNSNEELQFDEIALMKQLADKQTIVILNKTDLTRKLNVEQVLSYFPQERIVELSLIENKGIEDLEKAIAAIFFEGKLESSDLTYVSNVRHISLLKQAKRSLQDALDANEQYVPIDMIQIDIRAAWEQLGEIIGDSVGESLIDQIFTQFCLGK
- the jag gene encoding RNA-binding cell elongation regulator Jag/EloR; amino-acid sequence: MKKIVVTGKTIELAVKSGLSQWQVSEDRVNIHILEHPSRGFLGFIGSKEAKVELELIPDPLEEAIAFLQDMFEAMQISITIDTRKDREGFILNMSGSELGILIGKRGQTLDALQYLVNIVANRYANSHFRIILDAENFRDRRKKTLEELAVRLANRVIKSKKEVILEPMNSQERKIIHAELQGHPVVKTYSKGEEPNRRVVIAVK